The window TGACAGAGGTTTACTCTGATTGCACAAACGTCATGTAGGAGCAGGTAATGGATAAAAGGCATTGAGCTTATTATATGGAGGAGGTGGCAGATGATTGTTCCATTCCGTAGACAGTCCTGTCAATGATCtgactgagggggttcaggcctatgcagaacagcagtgggcaCAGAGCTACagtgctatgggcttgaagtttGCCCCTAgcgttgtacgccacatccccattgagttctcgataaaggctcttagggtcctaatgatcttgtacaattctaggcattctgggatccaggtgtggggcacTGAATCACGGGTCTTCTTGTAGTCAGTAGCTGGTGTTTCGCTCCTCTGGTGTTCCTGCCTATTCTCTTCTGTTCCCCACTCATGTATTTAGCCATGTGCTTGTTCATCTTAGCCACCATGATTCCTGACAGGAGTTTCCATGTGGTACTCAGGCAGGTTATTGGCTTGTAGTTAGATGGGACCTTCAGTTAGCAATTCTGGGTGTTTCTCGTCGattagcagctggttcatttgtgctgccataTGCTCGTGGAATCAGCTTCTTCAGCATGTCGGGACCTcctgctgtccaactcttcatactttaatggatatctgccactgtgatggttactggaccctgttcagggatgTTACTGTGGTCTGCTCTTAGGTCCACAAGCTGCTCCTAAGTGTCAATTGCAAGTCTGTTTTTAGTTGCAAATGTGGGTAAAACGCTCACATTTCCATGGTGACAATGGCATGCTACAGAGCCATCCATTAAATGAAGCATCGAAGCAAAGAATTtgtgttgaattttttttataatcaaGTTATTCGAATTAGTTGCTGAATTGTTGCAGCACTACTTTCAGTAATCATAAACTCTTTATTTACATGTACATAAATGATCTCAAATGTAACTGTGTGAGAAAATGAGTGCCAAAAAGTTCTCATTTTTATAAAGTTCTAGAAAACTTTATCTATTTTCTTCCATCTATTTGATGTTCTAAGCCTCAGACTGGTTTACATAGTGATAGCTGGACagatttttaattcattttttggATGAGAAGTCTTCATCtgaacacatacacattcaGTGAGAGTATCTTTCTAGCTGTCCAAAACGGTAACTTTATGATTGCCGGCAAAACAAGATTGAAAGGCATCTAGAAGCTGTAGCCAAATAAAGCAAGACTGAACTTACTAATATTTAAAACTAACCTCAGTTAGTTTTAAACATTTGTATAATCATACATTTGTATTTTTGAAAAGAATTATTATGGTTATACCCCCATCAGATACATTCTGTGAATCTATTTCAATCACAGCTGTAGAAATTATTCAACTGAGCACTGAGCCAGTGTCATGATCTCCCCCTCAGTTCCACTTCATCAAACACCTTTTACTGTGTTCGAAGGTGCCAGTTACTTTAGCTCACTTAATCAAACTCCAGTCCAGTCTGTAGGACCTCAGTTAGTTCCAAGCATCAAAAACAGAGTCCAGAATCACTTGTTATACATCATACGGCAACAGGTGGACCAAACATCTCCATGGTCTCCATAACAAGGGATAGATGATCAAGAAACGAGTTCACAGACACTCTGAGGATTCGTGCTTCATCAGCGCTCCACCTCCTGAAACACAGCGAAAGATTTTTAGTACAAAAAGGACACAGATGTTAGGGCTCGGTTTGATACAGGCTATGAAGGAGCCAAGGAAGATAATCTCACACAGAAAGCGTGCTGCCAGACACTGTAATCAGTTTGCTTATGCCGCCTTTCCGGGGCTCTTTGTCCGGGGAGAGCGACCGCAGAGCGATGGAGGCCTCACGAGATGATGGGAAGGGAACATCCAGAGAGCTGCATGAGGGTCAAGGAAGACTTAGGACATGACTGaggcaaaagagaaaaataaaagaggcCGGGTTTTTCATCTCTGACTCTGTTCTCTCATTTTGCCCTACTTTCAATGGAAAATGCTATTTGCTGCATTAAAAAGGCTTCATCCTTACTATAATCTGTTACTGACACACTGCCCCACCATAAGGAATATAtttatgctttaaaaataaaagcttgaaAAACACATCCATTTATTACAAGCGACCTATTTCttaacatttttttcaccccttttcttTATTCTCACTGACTCTTCTGGTGGAAATATCTCTTAAACAACAGCAAGGTGCAGGTTCACTATAACCAAAACTCCAGACTCAAACATAATGTTACAACATCCACAGTAGCTATAGTCATCGGTGAGTAGTAAATAAAGTTAAGGAAAGTTTCTTTAGAGgatgatttaaaaatgtttaaacttcAAACTCTATGCCAGCTTCTAGCTTCGCTTGACAGTGTAGAACAAACCTGATGACACAAACTCTTATTAAGCTTAAAAGTCAACCTAACACACCCAAACAGACAGAGCCCAGATTCAGATTCAGGTTCAGGTTATTTCGAAACCTCGATACAATTACCGGCACAAATACTTCGAATGTTTCGTTGTTTCAAGAAGCCTCGCTTTGCCCTTCGCTAGTAGAAAATATCATTAAAGTTTTCATAGACCTCAGTGGTAAATATTGACAACAGTAAAGGATACAACTCCAGTTTGCCTGTTCCTCCGTTAGCTTCTCCAGCTGCCGCCATTGCGATTGTTGTGTTGAAACGAACCGGAAACGGAAACGCTTTCCATGTATGAGGGATACAGCGAAGAAGGACTGCTGTCCCCAGTGGCAGTATGCAGTATTACAACAGTGAATACTCCACAACaatagaaataaatatttttagtgAACTGAAAATACACTAGAAATTAACAAAACTAGGTGTgaataacatttaaattcactaatataaacgaaaaatagatttttgcaataaaaataataataataatgataataataataataataacagtataCTAACTCAAAATGGATAAAATCCTACAGAAGCGAAACCGAAAAGACAACAgaaatttgaaatgaaaaatacatttttaagaaaTTATGGAAAAGATACACGTCACATGTCAAAAACATGTCAAAAAAGTAGCCTGGGTGTGACTTCTttgacattttcatttatttattttgaaaaggaaacatttttcaaaagaaaCGTGAAGTGTAACTTTTCTGCTATAAAATTAGTAGCCACTAATTCCAAATTTATAATCAAAGTCTTCCAACCTGCACCCAACCTGAAACACCTCCTGGCACTTGGGCAGCTACTTTGAGGTATTGGGATTACAATACCCAATAATACCAATATGTTAATTTCACATTTCATCACTACATAAAACTGTATGGATAGAACCACCAGTCAAATCTATTTGGAATGCCTCAAGgtggtttcttttttgtgtttaaaagcAACTAATACAACTAATAACTGCTTTGTTCATATCTTCCTGAAGCCATCATGGCTTCATTATGATggtattcagttcagttcaattttatttatatagctccacatcacaacaacagttgcctcaatggTCTTCATAAGgcaaagactctacaataatgcagagaaaaccccaacaacaaacAAGTACTTAGTGATAGTGAGAAGGAAAACCTGCTTTTTAAGAGggagaaacctccagcagagccagactcagggaggggcagctatCTGCCACAGGgtgaggagaggaagacaggacaaaagataTCCTGAGGAAGAAAGCAGGGGTGAATCTAGGTTCAAAGTTTTTGATTCATAATTAATGTGTACAGTACCTTACAATTAGTAATATACTACTTTCAAATGCAGTCAGTTCTTTTCACATTTGCAAACCTTATTTGTTGGCCAGTAAAATGTTACCTTCAAAAGCAACTTAAATAGTTATGACCTATTGCAGTGTATAAGAATAATTCATAATCACAAGAACAATTCATAATGAATAATCACAGATTTCAATATATTACATCACTTTAATGGTGGACACTTTTAGTTATCAATCCTAAGGAAAGTTGACCACGCTGACCAggattttttaaagtaaagaacaacTTGTGAGGAGAAAGGAGAAACACGCACAGCACTTTTTCTGTCTCTTGACCACATGGAGGGAGTTAATCAAATCATTAAGCACTTAAAGTAGCATTATTCAGTAAAGAAATTGGAAAATCACACTGCCACTCCATACACATCGACAAGAAGCAAACTGGTAAGAGAGCTGCTTTACATTAAAGTTTTTTAATTCATACAAATCCTCCATTTATGTGATGGATCGAGTTAAAAAGCAGGAGTCACAGGT is drawn from Pelmatolapia mariae isolate MD_Pm_ZW linkage group LG7, Pm_UMD_F_2, whole genome shotgun sequence and contains these coding sequences:
- the LOC134630511 gene encoding L antigen family member 3-like → MAAAGEANGGTGKLEFSLDVPFPSSREASIALRSLSPDKEPRKGGISKLITVSGSTLSVRWSADEARILRVSVNSFLDHLSLVMETMEMFGPPVAV